A stretch of Triticum aestivum cultivar Chinese Spring chromosome 1D, IWGSC CS RefSeq v2.1, whole genome shotgun sequence DNA encodes these proteins:
- the LOC123179904 gene encoding probable serine/threonine-protein kinase WNK2 isoform X2: protein MPPTPPPETDAEPEFAEIDPTGRYGRYTEVLGKGAFKTVYKAFDQLEGLEVAWNQIKVGDILRNNDDLERLRSEVRLLKTLKHKNIIKFYNSWLDKKNNNINFITEVFTSGTLRQYRIKHKKVDIRALKKWSRQILSGLVYLHGHDPPIIHRDLKCDNIFVNGNQGEVKIGDLGLATILDNARSAHSIIGTPEFMAPELYDEEYNELVDIYAFGMCLLELVTFEYPYCECSNAAQIYKKVSDGERPGSLAKIEDPEVKFFIEKCIAQASQRLSAEELLVDPFLLDVDDERIFYPVQSNTNASDAGGSSNPSANYRTASSVGSRGRTGSTGGSHPSDMHSNRDRHAGTSRMITVESQRKDLNTIFLKLRIADSTGHAQNIHFPFDIEADTSISVATEMVVQLDLTDQDVTAIAEMIDSEIQAHIPEWAFDESVDNQGDEGAHSETDNSESDNGETSELRNEVDATNNGFTQEQLPSGRKYWSDSPRRDIEISHSVEDQQTDDNMPNGILKNNNVDGMCERMSSSVHLSNPDVVNRNSGGASAGTSSRLSDGGYLTADLNEKLADLLANQKEELSALRRKHKADIEVVLNGVPAQHREETLTRCRLKADQKKL, encoded by the exons AtgcctcccacgccgccgccggaGACGGACGCCGAGCCGGAGTTCGCCGAGATCGACCCCACCGGCCGCTACGGACGG TACACGGAGGTTCTTGGCAAGGGCGCGTTCAAGACGGT CTACAAGGCTTTTGATCAACTGGAAGGGCTAGAAGTTGCCTGGAACCAAATCAAAGTGGGTGATATATTACGGAACAATGATGATTTGGAGAGGCTGAGATCAGAAGTGCGGTTGCTTAAGACGCTCAAGCACAAGAACATAATCAAGTTCTACAATTCATGGCTCGACaagaaaaacaacaacataaactTCATCACAGAAGTCTTCACATCAGGAACATTGCGCCA GTACCGTATTAAGCACAAGAAGGTAGACATTAGAGCTTTGAAGAAATGGTCAAGGCAAATCTTGAGTGGTCTAGTGTACCTCCACGGCCATGATCCACCAATAATCCATAGAGATTTGAAATGTGATAACATATTTGTGAATGGAAACCAGGGTGAAGTAAAGATTGGAGACCTGGGATTAGCAACCATCCTAGACAATGCACGCTCAGCTCATAGCATCATTG GCACACCGGAATTCATGGCGCCAGAACTCTATGATGAAGAATACAATGAGCTTGTAGACATTTATGCATTTGGGATGTGTTTACTGGAGCTTGTTACATTTGAGTACCCATATTGTGAATGCTCCAATGCAGCACAGATATACAAGAAAGTTTCTGAT GGTGAAAGGCCCGGTTCACTGGCTAAGATTGAGGATCCTGAAGTTAAATTCTTTATAGAGAAATGCATAGCCCAAGCTTCCCAAAGGCTCTCAGCAGAAGAACTGTTAGTGGATCCTTTTCTCCTAGATGTTGATGATGAAAGAATCTTCTATCCAGTACAGTCAAATACGAATGCATCAG ATGCTGGTGGCAGTTCGAACCCAAGTGCGAATTACAGAACAGCATCATCTGTTGGCTCCCGGGGACGAACGG GTAGCACGGGGGGATCACATCCAAGTGATATGCACAGCAATAGGGATCGACATGCTGGGACTAGTCGAATGATCACCGTTGAGAGTCAGCGGAAGGACCTAAATACAATATTTTTGAAACTGCGGATTGCCGATTCAACAG GTCATGCCCAAAACATCCATTTTCCATTTGATATTGAAGCTGACACTTCAATTAGTGTTGCTACGGAGATGGTTGTACAGCTGGATCTCACGGACCAAGATGTTACTGCGATTGCAGAAATGATAGATTCTGAAATACAGGCACATATTCCTGAATGGGCGTTTGATGAATCAGTTGACAACCAAGGGGATGAAGGAGCTCATTCTGAGACTGATAATTCAGAATCCGATAACGGTGAGACTTCTGAGCTTCGTAACGAGGTTGATGCAACAAACAATGGTTTTACACAAGAGCAGCTTCCTTCTGGCCGGAAATACTGGTCAGACTCACCCAGAAGAGATATTGAAATCTCTCACTCGGTGGAGGACCAACAGACTGATGATAATATGCCAAATGGGATATTGAAAAACAATAATGTAGACGGTATGTGTGAGCGAATGTCATCATCAGTGCACTTGTCGAACCCGGATGTGGTCAACAGGAACTCGGGAGGAGCTTCTGCTGGCACTAGCTCTCGTCTTTCAGATGGCGGTTATCTCACAGCAGATCTTAATGAAAAGTTGGCAGATTTGTTAGCCAATCAGAAAGAGGAGCTCAGTGCGCTGCGAAGAAAACACAAGGCTGACATAGAGGTGGTCTTAAATGGGGTGCCTGCACAACATCGCGAGGAGACCTTAACCAGGTGCCGCTTGAAGGCAGATCAGAAAAAGTTATGA
- the LOC123179904 gene encoding probable serine/threonine-protein kinase WNK2 isoform X1: MPPTPPPETDAEPEFAEIDPTGRYGRYTEVLGKGAFKTVYKAFDQLEGLEVAWNQIKVGDILRNNDDLERLRSEVRLLKTLKHKNIIKFYNSWLDKKNNNINFITEVFTSGTLRQYRIKHKKVDIRALKKWSRQILSGLVYLHGHDPPIIHRDLKCDNIFVNGNQGEVKIGDLGLATILDNARSAHSIIGNRFSTPEFMAPELYDEEYNELVDIYAFGMCLLELVTFEYPYCECSNAAQIYKKVSDGERPGSLAKIEDPEVKFFIEKCIAQASQRLSAEELLVDPFLLDVDDERIFYPVQSNTNASDAGGSSNPSANYRTASSVGSRGRTGSTGGSHPSDMHSNRDRHAGTSRMITVESQRKDLNTIFLKLRIADSTGHAQNIHFPFDIEADTSISVATEMVVQLDLTDQDVTAIAEMIDSEIQAHIPEWAFDESVDNQGDEGAHSETDNSESDNGETSELRNEVDATNNGFTQEQLPSGRKYWSDSPRRDIEISHSVEDQQTDDNMPNGILKNNNVDGMCERMSSSVHLSNPDVVNRNSGGASAGTSSRLSDGGYLTADLNEKLADLLANQKEELSALRRKHKADIEVVLNGVPAQHREETLTRCRLKADQKKL; this comes from the exons AtgcctcccacgccgccgccggaGACGGACGCCGAGCCGGAGTTCGCCGAGATCGACCCCACCGGCCGCTACGGACGG TACACGGAGGTTCTTGGCAAGGGCGCGTTCAAGACGGT CTACAAGGCTTTTGATCAACTGGAAGGGCTAGAAGTTGCCTGGAACCAAATCAAAGTGGGTGATATATTACGGAACAATGATGATTTGGAGAGGCTGAGATCAGAAGTGCGGTTGCTTAAGACGCTCAAGCACAAGAACATAATCAAGTTCTACAATTCATGGCTCGACaagaaaaacaacaacataaactTCATCACAGAAGTCTTCACATCAGGAACATTGCGCCA GTACCGTATTAAGCACAAGAAGGTAGACATTAGAGCTTTGAAGAAATGGTCAAGGCAAATCTTGAGTGGTCTAGTGTACCTCCACGGCCATGATCCACCAATAATCCATAGAGATTTGAAATGTGATAACATATTTGTGAATGGAAACCAGGGTGAAGTAAAGATTGGAGACCTGGGATTAGCAACCATCCTAGACAATGCACGCTCAGCTCATAGCATCATTGGTAACCGATTCA GCACACCGGAATTCATGGCGCCAGAACTCTATGATGAAGAATACAATGAGCTTGTAGACATTTATGCATTTGGGATGTGTTTACTGGAGCTTGTTACATTTGAGTACCCATATTGTGAATGCTCCAATGCAGCACAGATATACAAGAAAGTTTCTGAT GGTGAAAGGCCCGGTTCACTGGCTAAGATTGAGGATCCTGAAGTTAAATTCTTTATAGAGAAATGCATAGCCCAAGCTTCCCAAAGGCTCTCAGCAGAAGAACTGTTAGTGGATCCTTTTCTCCTAGATGTTGATGATGAAAGAATCTTCTATCCAGTACAGTCAAATACGAATGCATCAG ATGCTGGTGGCAGTTCGAACCCAAGTGCGAATTACAGAACAGCATCATCTGTTGGCTCCCGGGGACGAACGG GTAGCACGGGGGGATCACATCCAAGTGATATGCACAGCAATAGGGATCGACATGCTGGGACTAGTCGAATGATCACCGTTGAGAGTCAGCGGAAGGACCTAAATACAATATTTTTGAAACTGCGGATTGCCGATTCAACAG GTCATGCCCAAAACATCCATTTTCCATTTGATATTGAAGCTGACACTTCAATTAGTGTTGCTACGGAGATGGTTGTACAGCTGGATCTCACGGACCAAGATGTTACTGCGATTGCAGAAATGATAGATTCTGAAATACAGGCACATATTCCTGAATGGGCGTTTGATGAATCAGTTGACAACCAAGGGGATGAAGGAGCTCATTCTGAGACTGATAATTCAGAATCCGATAACGGTGAGACTTCTGAGCTTCGTAACGAGGTTGATGCAACAAACAATGGTTTTACACAAGAGCAGCTTCCTTCTGGCCGGAAATACTGGTCAGACTCACCCAGAAGAGATATTGAAATCTCTCACTCGGTGGAGGACCAACAGACTGATGATAATATGCCAAATGGGATATTGAAAAACAATAATGTAGACGGTATGTGTGAGCGAATGTCATCATCAGTGCACTTGTCGAACCCGGATGTGGTCAACAGGAACTCGGGAGGAGCTTCTGCTGGCACTAGCTCTCGTCTTTCAGATGGCGGTTATCTCACAGCAGATCTTAATGAAAAGTTGGCAGATTTGTTAGCCAATCAGAAAGAGGAGCTCAGTGCGCTGCGAAGAAAACACAAGGCTGACATAGAGGTGGTCTTAAATGGGGTGCCTGCACAACATCGCGAGGAGACCTTAACCAGGTGCCGCTTGAAGGCAGATCAGAAAAAGTTATGA